The DNA segment ATTTGGTAAAtattagttttcaaaataaagTTCTAGTGTACGTAGCTATATAGCAAGGTTTAATTGCTTCTGtgagtgcaaaaaaaaaaaaaatattgcttCTGTGATTGTTTTTGGAATATCGAAGGTACTCAAGAACATGGGGCAGATATTGAAAGCTGGTGGTGCTAAGTACTGCTCCGTGGTGAAGACAACCATCATGTACGTTTTGTTTCAACAAAGATCATTTATTCACATGATTTTTGaatctaaaaatacaaaatttatatctttgtttttttttggtcacaGGCTTGCTGACTTGGCTGACTTCAAAAAAGTGAACGAAATATATGGCAAATGTGAGTTGTTTAACAAGATAcattagtcttcaaattttgtTCAAAATGCATAGTTGTAATGGTTTTAAAGTTGGTGGGAAACATTTTGAACTATTTTTCTTTCTGGTGCAGACTTCCCAGATGCTCCTCCAGCAAGATCCACATATCAAGTGGCGGCTTTGCCACTAAACGCCAAGATCGAGATCGATTGTATTGCAGTACTCTAGAACAGCATCAATCTCTGTCAGAACAAATAAGATGAAAGCATGGTTTAGGGGCTTATCTTATCAATTCATCTTAACGTACTTTTCAACCATTAGGTTGTTGCAAAACCTAAAGCCCCTTGGCTTAATCAAGAATAAGTGATTTCCTGTTGACTTGATATGTATTGAGTACAATATTTGATAAGAAACCGTTTAAGATTTAAGGTTCTTATatggtttttttaatttagaattaTATCTCCGTTCGTTTTGAAAGTGAGAGGACAAAAACCGTAACCACGCCAAATGTGACTAAATAGTTTTGATTGTGTTCCCAATCGGAGCTGGTTAAGGAGCTGATTAAGAAGTGATCTCGGTCAAAAACGGATCACGGTTTGAAGTCAGCTCGGTAAGAGGAGATTAAATTCTGTTTAGAGTAAACAAGATTGTTACTTAAAATGCTCAGATTTTTAATATTAGCATTTTCaccaaaaattataatttttatatatattcaaaaatatcatttaatcataaattttcaaatttggttgaaataaaacaacaatttttatataaactaaacaaacactttttatttattaaaattttctttttaatttatattataaatttatttattttttaaatcaacgCTTTTTCTAAAAAGTTAGATTTTAACTTTTagaataaattaattaacaactataacattttataaataaaaacattgaataaataaaaatactatcatcattattattcaaaataaaatttatataattttcattcatattataaattttttatttaagtatCATTAGTTTACTAATTATTTACGATAACCATGAATCACTTTTGTAAATATTCATATAGTACTAATTGGATtatgtttcataattttattgtcaaaattttaaatttgcttgtaaaataatattctatttaTTGATTCTCatacaaagaaaattaataGTAGATGCCTACATGGATTCTTCATGATTCTGTTGATGTAGTAACACTTTGGACCTTACAGTTTTTTGGTGAAATTATTCTTCTTAAACAGCTTTTGGTGAAACTTCTTCTTCATTAACAAGAGGATCATGTAATACacttatcaaaattaaataatttttttttggaagatttttcttagaaatagaaagaatCATGAATAATCCATCTCTTCTTCATTAAAACAGAAGGAATCATGTAATACacttatcaaaatttaaataatttttttttggaagatttttttagaaatagaaagaatCATGAATAATCCATCACCAATGACTCTTTTCGTTTGGGAATCATTaacatttcaaaaaaataaaatagtaaaactATAAAACATATCCAATTGGATTAAATAAATAGTTATGGAAATTGATCATAAATAATTAGAAACTTCTTCAAAATAATTTCACAACTAATTACTTAACTAATGGCATGTTAActaattattttagaatataaataaaaattataaaaatttgcttttgatttttttttaaattatattttggtttgaatagtttctattttttattagttttatagttatgaaaaaatttatttcaaaatttaaaattcattttatgaGAAAagtgttgatttatatttttgccaagaaaaacatcaaatttAAAAGCCATTTTAAGCTTACTATTGTTAGTCAATTGATTTACGTCATGACTAGAATGGTACGACCAACAAAAGAATTATGATTAATATGACTCATTAACAAATGttgaatatatttctttttgttttcggGTTTTATTTCAAGAAAATTTGAAAGTTCATGATTTGAATGATATAGTTGATCAAGTCATTGAACATTTTTTAGTTGTTCGATTTGCTTACATGTGATTAATTTTCACCAAATTCATCTCTGAATCACACGACATAATTATAATTTCATCATCACATTTGTAACCTTAATGCATATCAGGGGTGGAAGCGTGTTTAAGGAGTGGGTCAGCTGACgccattattttttaaaaaaatatttatttttatttaagaaaatttaaatatttacttttacttaaattttcatttatcccattaaaaatgaaaatatgaccccataaaaaaaatttgacccACTGCAAAAAGTTTTTGGTTTCACCACTAATTAATATACATTTCTTGGGTGCCAAGGACTGGAAAGAAAGACAAGCAAGAAGAAAGCTAGAGATATGTAGCCACATACCACATACTCCATATGATTTTGCAAAGATGAGTGGTTGCTTAGGCAAGCGACTTTCATAACACACTTGTACATATTCCATATCGATGAGGAATCAAACATGTATTTGTCCCTAGGAATTCACATATCGATGAGAATAAAATGGACATGGCATGGATAAACTCATGGCCCCGTGGGTCAAGAGACTGTTTTATATATAACCTAACTAATGGTGGTAAActcagaaataaataaaaaacttttcgAACAGCCAGGAAGAAGACATAGGAGTAAAAGACACGACACGAGAATCATCTGCGTAAATTCCGATCGGCATAAAGtcttataataataatactattcttcttcttcgtcttcacctacctttttctctctctaaatctctctctcttgtaCTATTTGGCGTGAGTCCTTTTTGTACCTCTTGACGCAGAGAAAGTTAAATAATTTGGTCGCTCTTCAGATCAATAAACGCTCCAACTCTCGACCTCTCCGTCGCACTTCGCTCTTCTACTCGTACCCCATTGGTCGCCGCAGGTGCAACACTCGCTGGTGTTTCCCTTTTCAGAATGTCTTCTTCGAGCTCTTCTTCTTTCGCTTCACTCTCTATCTCAGCTTCTGCTTCTGATGATAACCACTTACCCATCATTCGTACGTTCTTgaagtttgatttttttgaatGCCCGGATCAAAAGCGTTGACTTTTTTTTATCTCGTTTATTGTGAATTCATCTGGTTATTATTAGTCTTGGGTCTGTGTTTGATAGTTTTGAATGTAAAAAATGTTCAGGTAAGAAGGAAGTTGTGTCTACAGATAAAGCACCACCTGCTGTAGGACCGTACTCTCAGGCCATCAAAGCCAACGGTTTCGTTTTTGTTTCAGGTGTTCTTGGACTTATACCTGAGGTTTGTTACTCGCTCGGCTTTAGTTTATCACTTTATTGTATAACCTGCATAaagaaaatctttttttttttctgtgagcGTAGACTGGAGAGTTTATATCGGACGACGTTGAAGATCAGACTTACCAGGTAAAGTAGCTTTTAAACTGTCACATTGGTCTCTTTAAAGATTGATTTTGTATACAGTACTTTCTCACTTGCAGCTGATCTGTTGTGTTTAGTAATGTTGTCTGACAAATGAAGggtgaaaatataataaatgaataatataACTAATGTGCCTAACTCAAGTTGGGATTAGTTTCTGGAACTTATGAGGTTTTACTTTTGAACTGCTTGGTTTGGTAATATTAGTCTTCAAATTGcatttgtttttggaatattGAAGCTACTCAAGAACATGGGGGAGATATTGAAAGCTGGTGGTGCTAGTTACTGCGCCGTGGTAAAGACAACCATCATGTACGTTTTTGTTTCAACAAAGATCATTTATCCATTTGAGTTTTGAATCTAAATACTTACAGTTATtgatatcttttgtttttttctgtcATAGGCTTGCTGACTTGGCTGACTTCAAGAAAGTGAACGACATATACGGCAAATGTgagttgttttaaaaagatacttTAGTGTTACATGCGTAGTTACTGGTTGTGTAGTGGTTTCTGAACTATTTTTCATTCTGGTGCAGACTTCCGAAATGATCCTCCAGCAAGATCCACATATCAAGTGGCGGCTTTGCCACTAAAAGCCAAGATCGAGATCGATTGTATTGCAGTACTCTAAAACAGCCTCAATCTCtgtcaaaataaataaagaggAAACCATGGTTTGGGAGGCTTATCTTCATCAGTTCATTCTTAACgtactttttattttgttgcgGATTATAAACCATTAGGTTGGTTGCAAAATCTAAAGCCCCATTGGCTTAATCAAGAATAAGTGATTTCCTGTTGACTTGATATGTATTGAGTACATTATTTGATAAGAAACCCTTTACATGATTTTCAGTTCTTAGATGGTTTTTAATTTAGAATTGTAACATCCTCTTCGATTAGAAATTGACGTATACCTAACCACGCCAAGGTGCTGATTTAAGCTCATTGATGAGCTGGTTAAGTGGTGATCTCGGTCAAAAGGAATCACGGTTTGAAGTCAGCTCGGTAAGAGGAGGTTAAAATCTGTATAGAGTTAAACCAGTTTGTTAGGAAGGTGGACTAatggtttgttttgttttataattcttaaaaagGTGACTTCTCTGTATGCTTGATGAGACAAGATACTCAACAGAGTTGACATGATCATGAATGACTTTGTATCCtttctaataaaaaaaagaaaaagaaaaaagaaataaaacttcATTTCGTTTTCAAGTCAAAGGTGAAAAGGACTAGCCTGTGCttaaatcttcaatattttgaGATAATTAAGAATAATAACTGACCGGtgatgttttgatatttctatgagaacaacaacaaaacaaaacaaaacaaacactcTTTTTATTATTAGATGGCTCATGAGAAAGCAAAAACATGGAGGCACAACATGTTCCTCGGCTAGAGACAATCTAGTTAGGTAAGTACTTGGTTGAAGAAATGTCCTCGAGTTCGGCCTGAACCATCAACACGTCGTTCACAACAAAACCCTTAGCTGAATCTCTGAGATCGGAGAAAGAGATAAACTCATGGTAACCCCAGCTGTATTCTCCATAACCTGGACCCTGGTACCAGATATCCACTGgcccaaaaataaaaagaaacaattaGTTATCGCCATGACATGGTATGTCTACATATCGATATACATATATCATTTGCTTACGTTGCCTTTCGATGTTATTGAGTCCACGTTGGTTAAGAACTCGAAGCTTGCCTCGAACATAAATCTTCTCGTAGGGTCTGAATTTCTCATTCACATCAAGGTTAAGATACATGGACAAGGCTTTTCCTGCTCCCGTGCCACGACCACTTGGATTCACTTGTATAGTCCTGATCATCACATTTAATACTTGTTAACTACTACACGTGCCGCTACTCAAGGATCTAAAACAGagcttttctttttgaaatgaTGAACACTCACCAAGTTCTCCCTCCAATGGAGAACAGATCTGAGTAGTAAGTATCTTTGAACAGCGTGGAGAATCCCCTAATGGTCCAGGTGAACTTGGGGTTATAGAAGTTGTCAGCAATAGAGAAAAGTTCTGATATTTGATACGTAGTGGGAATGGTCACATCAACACCAAACTCGCAGTGGTCTCCATCGTAGAGGTATCCGTTTGCCGGGTCTTTGAATGTAGCAACAGGGAGGACTTGAGAGAATCCCCACATCGTTTTGAAGACATTAAAACGCCACACATTGGTATCTGAAGTAACATAGCATCATTGTTTTTATACCCGACCCGGACCGCAGTTGAATCAGTAGACCAAATTGATCATGTATAATCCGGTTCCAAtgtaaagaaaataatttttgttggtaAAAAGATTTACATTATTTACCTTGGATAGTAAAGTACTTCCTCTCGTTGTTGTTGAATACGTAAAATCTGAGATCTGCGTAAACCTCTTGCTGTCCAGCGACGAGAGTTGAATTGTCTATGGCTACGTAAAGTGAAAGGTACCCTGAACCACTATCCTTCTTGTTACCATTGGGGTACACCATAAGTGTCCTGTATGCATATTGCATTTTGAGATCCATCAGTATATAAGTAGGGACAGTTCCAAGATTTTATAGGTTATAAACATTTTAGTAtagatttcaataatttttaatataatttggaggttatgtttattaattttttaaaatttagggaTTAAAATGAATGTTTTATTTGGTTATGCCCAGACCAGTCCTGTTTATAAGATGTGATTCAagcaaattaaaatattgaattacCAGTTGTATCCACCAACTGTAAAAGGACGAGATTGGTATCTCTCTGTGTAAGGTGAGTTAAGGagcttgttgaaagactccATCTTGA comes from the Brassica rapa cultivar Chiifu-401-42 chromosome A01, CAAS_Brap_v3.01, whole genome shotgun sequence genome and includes:
- the LOC117125622 gene encoding reactive Intermediate Deaminase A, chloroplastic, which produces MSSSSSSSFASLSISASASDDNHLPIIRKKEVVSTDKAPPAVGPYSQAIKANGFVFVSGVLGLIPETGEFISDDVEDQTYQLLKNMGEILKAGGASYCAVVKTTIMLADLADFKKVNDIYGKYFRNDPPARSTYQVAALPLKAKIEIDCIAVL
- the LOC103849486 gene encoding probable inactive serine/threonine-protein kinase fnkC is translated as MISHYRNTISVVYLLVCCIFITSSSASSFLRQFTDDFNTNLQQENGAGPNPNVGEADHLHQHQEISSRDHKVSVSSTVNGLRDRIPSSYSLKMESFNKLLNSPYTERYQSRPFTVGGYNWTLMVYPNGNKKDSGSGYLSLYVAIDNSTLVAGQQEVYADLRFYVFNNNERKYFTIQDTNVWRFNVFKTMWGFSQVLPVATFKDPANGYLYDGDHCEFGVDVTIPTTYQISELFSIADNFYNPKFTWTIRGFSTLFKDTYYSDLFSIGGRTWTIQVNPSGRGTGAGKALSMYLNLDVNEKFRPYEKIYVRGKLRVLNQRGLNNIERQLDIWYQGPGYGEYSWGYHEFISFSDLRDSAKGFVVNDVLMVQAELEDISSTKYLPN